caagggctatatttggtatattgagtATGATAAGTTGGCgttttccccatacaaaagtttttcttaaatctgaatctattttttttatctgattgaaACCAAATTtgcaggaatcataaatattaatatatgtatgtatctaccAAAAAATGCGACTCTAGTTTCAAAAGTACGTTTGTTATtggatttttattgatttgcgggggtgAAAGTGGGCgtagcaaaaatttgaaacaaacttgatctggttgctaacaagtgctgtcgaaaatgaTAGCTATCtcctatagtctctgagatctaggagttcaaacggacagacggacagacagacggacatcttgaagatgatgaagaatatatatactttattggtaggagatgcctccttctgcctgttacatacatttcctgccaccataaatttataatacccttctaccctataaaTACCGAGTATAAAAAGCTGCGCATTAATCTCCATTAAAAGGGAATTtcaatggaaaaaaaaaacgtggcGCCAGTGGTTGTCAAATTTGGTGGCTTAAAAGTGGAAacctgaagctgaagctacCGCACTTACGCGTACTTTGCTTGTACTTTTGTACATTTGCAATAATTCGAAGgcaaacaaatgccaaaaatgctTAGAGAAAACTGATTTCAAGCCGCGCCCCCAAAAAAGGCCCCCCCAAAAGACACAGActctgactccgactccgactccgacgcCAGACGACAGCGAAGTTATCGACGCCACAGAGCAAACATTTTAGTCGCCCAAAAACGCTAATGGGTAAACAGAGCTGCGGTGATGATGCGGTGAAGATCCAAAGGCTGTGACAAAGTTCGAGCTTCGAAGTCGCGAGTCGCGAGTCGTGTGCGTCTCGTGCTTATGGAAAACTATCGCACGGAAATGGGCACTTCAAGTTCCTCTATAAAGTTGTGTGGCAAATCGCGTGATTAGCCTTAATAATATGTTAGATTGGTTTTCCCTAGATAAGCGACCAAGTCCAGtagaaatatttgatttatcaATTTGCTACACTTGCCTATCAAGATGTATTAAGCTCTAATCATTGACGTTGATTTACCAGGCAGCCTCGTTATAAATAACACATTACGAATCGTCGAGTCGTATAACATATAATTGttgtacttattattattattattggcaaCCATTCAATATATCAAGGCTGCTCAAATCGGTTTTCAATAACCTCAAATATTCCGTTTTTGATTTGTGAACAatacacagcaacaaaatattattaaatatttgtatattattcatattttatatttatattaatattttttcattttattttatatacctgcaaataatatggaatattaaaactaaaagtaacaatgcttattaattttaatactaGCAACTAAAAGGGGTTTTAACTgagtataaaatttaaaagaaattcaaaaatcaatatttatattgtacattttttgtcttgaaattatttgtatttaccaatttatttatttatttaaaaaggttagctataattgaaattaatactaacACTATTAGTAAAGCAATGGCTGCAGAGGACTTCAGcttatttatcaaataaaataataatatagtatgtaAGCCAGCATTAAAATGTTGGAattaattctatatttttaaaaagtatgaGTTTTGACCAGAATAAATTTCTATCTAAATGAGTTACTTTATTGATGTACTGGTTcaattacttaataaataaatcgatatttttaaaatgttgctgTAAGTGGTTATTTGTAGAGgcgcataaatcaaaattgattgTTCTTTATTCGAGTTTACAGAACAGAATGCGGATGttagcaaaatatataaaaaagagtgTTTTCAGAGCactgttaattaattaatgttgcCTTATAGATAATATTCAAACTTACATTAtttcaaaagaattttattcTGTTCATGTTTTAGgaatttattctttatttttttataggatttttataataatcatatccaccattttattagaaatgaagtgttttaaatttaagtatcaataatatattttaaagcattttttgtgtttaacaTTTATGAATCAATTCTACATTTTCTAAAGattcttattaaaaatttgtgctTCAAATTGAAgaatcaatttaatatttttgtttaattttatgggTTTTCAACTTCGtgaatcataaatataaatatataaaatatgtgaaaatgaatgaaaagcaaaagttcacaatgggaatttattttatattttattgctaaaCAAAGTTggtaaacatttattttattacatcaTTAAAATTCCTATAGTTTTGTTAAGTACCTTCTCGaaaattttgtactttatattaaacaataaattccattttttaaagaattttatcGCAAATCTCTTTCGCCTACTTTTGAGTacaaaaaactaattaaacttAATCGTTAGACTTTACAATGTGTGGGGAAAGCGGGGAGGCGCGGAAGTCCTTGTGGTTGAATGGGATGACAAATCTGTTTACTGTTTACCTACATATTTGCCAATTAGTTGTAGCACTTCTCTATCGCTCAGTATCAGCTCAGTGATAGGAAGTATCTCTGGGCAATTCTTGAAATATGTGTGTCGAACTCATTCATCGTGATTCAattgtaatgaaattatatgctatactcgattttttttttgtcattttattgCTTCCTTATAGACATTGTGTCACCGTTGATTAGCCAGCTGAGCAACTCTAACAACTAACTGACTGATGATGAATGACATTGATACGACAAGCTCTAGTTATTACTAAGGGCATTTAGCTTTTGAAGTCAGCCAAAGTCCAAAAGATATTGTATCTTCCGGTTAATCATAATGTATTTGAAATTCGCGGGCTCAGTTCCTTGTTTGAATTCGATTGAAAAAAAGGGAGGGTCAGTTGTTAATAATAGATATGTTACCCAGCCAGCATTACTTTCACACTTTTAAAAGTACTCTTTATTCAATGACAAGTTTCATGACGCCCCACAACTCGATGATCGGGGGTTGAGTCACCGATATTTGGCATATCATTTCGGCATACGGTCAATGGCTTGCGTCAATAAAGTGCTCATTAATGGCCATTATCGCCACTGCCActgcttttggttttgcttctgcttctgctgctgccatttgcACAACAAAGCGAATCTTTAACCCAAGCCGACCAAGTTTAAGTCACAAACTTCAGACTAACATAAAAACTTgcacagtgaaaaaaaaatgacctagaaaattaaaattagttatAATCATTTTTCACTTGTGATTATCTTTTTCGatacttcatttatttatattttctagtGCTTTCTATcttttttgatatttgtatttatttatattttccagTGCTTTCTAGTTCAACAAGTTTAAGCTTATAAATTGTAGCATTAGTCATAGTCCATATTCTTCACATCAAGCATTACctctttaaattataaattatacatggttttttatttataaacttatcAGACAGCTAACACtacataataaattttgataGCAATGGCTGCCTTCGACTAgttctaaatttaaatcattcaAATAGCAGTACATATAAATCCCATTCTTATTTAACGTTCACGTGATTATTCGCTTATTAGCTTCagattaaattcaaattcccaatcataaatcaaagcaaatctcacttttgaaagttttttgtgcatttattttctttttattacgGTTCaataaagttgtttaaaaCTCTATTTCTACAATAGCTATGCATAAATCTTTACTTAGTACTATAACTGAAAAAcactaatattattattattatatacagaTAGTTATCTCGAATCCttaactaaattatatttattcttaatgTTGAAAAAGatcttattataattttaacgGTCAGATtctatgcaattttaatttaactataTTCTATGAGCTTTATCTTCAGATAATCAGGAGTGCGCCAGAAATTGCTACCGGATTTGATTTCGCTCCTTAATTTCAACAATGCCACagaaattgcaacatttttaagGTTTTAAGGAATTTTACCAATCATTTCGAACTGTTATTGGCTGTAACTTTGATTAATACAATTTCCCTTGcattttattcgattttttttcgttttaattggattagttttccttttttaattttataagtattaaattaaataaattacattatttcataattttaaaagttcatttattttctagctaacatattataattacattaaatgatctacatttttctatattcttcagttatattttaacaattatttttatgttattagtATTTCATTGTCAATATCCGTTTCTAAAATAAAACGCTCAAGAtcaatttagttttaagtatatatactcgtaatgagcttatatttttatctaatcaCACTAAATGCACAGACAAAGGATCAAGTAAACGACAAAGTAAAGGATAACTAAAACTTAATACGGTCACGTTTGTTATGCTAATTATgatataaattatgttatatatgggcacatttgcaacaattacatataaaacattattatagctctatctattctatttatttattttaactttaaattcaaGAAAGATTTCTTGgatctatatttaaattgtttttattcctTAATCAttttcaaacaattttaaatagcaATCAGTATTATCAACAATGTCATAATAACCAAAGAGATATAAGAGTAAAAGAAAGCCAcgtttaatttgaataataaattacgtATATAAATTGACAATTAAGCTTAAGGCCTTTGCAGTCAGTGCTTTAGTAATAGTGTTAttgtcaattttaaatatattaaactttattaaataaataaataataaattggcaatcaattcaaaaataggatttattttttttataggttGATAGACCATATTTGAGTTTAGTGACTCGATTCGAAGACAAATGAAATCACTTAGCAATTCTCAATTTCTCGCTGTGTGCCAACCCATCGAAAGCCGACCAAAAGTATTGACTTTAAACGGTAGCTCAACAGTGGCTAATGGTCATAATTAAACTTGGCTTATTTGCATAACTGAAGTGAAGGGCTAAGagcaggcagtcaggcaacaacttcaactgccATGGCCACCATTTTGTGTAGAGGAAAGAAAGTGTCTAAAATTGAGTTGGCAATAGTTTTGCAGTTAGTCTTCTGACTAGCCTCGAGTTGCAAAGccttttaaagttttttgcaCTTGCATAAGACGCGGCGACATGGTCTTAATTTACAACTAATTGTCATATGACCAAAGCGACTATATCAATGGCAGTAATTTATATAGAATGTGAAATCTCGGGGGATTTATTGCTcggcacatgtgtgtgtgattgcaGTTATAAGTTGCGACGAAGGCGCAGTCGAAACAGATCCCTTTGCCTTTGGCCTATCTAATTGCATGCTAACTGTACTTAAATATCTTTATAATTGACGCCAGTGGGTGTCGTAAAATGCATCGCAGCGTAATACGGGTAGTAAGtactcacatacatacatacatagttcATGTCCATGTGTTTGAGGAGAGGGAGTAGAGGGGTGAAGGAACCTCACCACCCGCAATAAAAAGCATTTATGTTATTTGTCAAGTTTATCGCAGCGAAGTGAAGCGACATCGATGTGGATACGAATATGACTTCTATGGCCAACCACTGTGCCTAATTAAACCCCAAGCAAGTAGTCGATGAGGTGGAGAAGGTGGGGGAGGAgtaggtggaggaggaggtgtTGCTTTATCGACATGTAACGATCGCTTGAATGTTGCGTTTATGATTTTCAAATACCAGTAGCTTGACtttctgcttctgcctctGCTCATGTCGTATATTTCAGATTgactctttttatttatttctatatttgatTTCTATATTTCGATAGCTGCCGCCGCAATTGTGCTTTAAATTTATGGAACCAAACTCAGGGGGGAAGAGAGGAAAATGCTTTACGATGGTGCATTTGCAGTGGTGTTCAAGCTAACCGCCTAAAGTGATTGtgattgagattgagattgtGATTGCAATGCATGCACGGTAAACAGCGTATTCAAAAGCACAAGACGTCAAACACAAACATCCGATCGACGAAGATCTCTTCATGAAGAAAGCTGTAAGGGAAAGAGAGTGTGCACGACTTTGAAATAcccaataaaattgtttgtttgcatttacTTATAGAAGCTTCTCTTTGAGATTAAGTAGTATAAGTGatcaaaactaaaaaaaaaacatattaaaaagtaGTAGTAGAAAAGTAGATTTTCAATCTGaaaaaaatcttgaaaaaTCCTAAAGCCACATTTCAAatgttaaattgcattttaagatttaaaaacaatattcttaAGATTGAAATCTTGCCTTATCTTTTATTCTAATTatatagagagaaaaaattaGCTTCTTgaaactaaaatgaaaatcttgagttaaaaactttttgatcTTAAAAAATCTAGAAGCAAGAATTCTAGtttgaaaaaatcttaaaacatGTTTTCAAATGTTAAATTCACACTTTAagatgaaattaattttattttaagattgaaGTCATGCTCCAAGAATCTTTTATTCTATACAAAAATTAGCTtctaaaaacttaaataaaaatcttgatttaaatgttttatgattttaaaaaaatctCGTAACCAGAATTCGAGGTTACTATGTgtcacaacaaaaattaaaaatgttatattttcattttaagattaaaaaactcttattataaaattcaaatcttgattaaagaattttttgttatacacTGAGAGTAAATCTTGAgataaatacttttcaatcttaaaaaaaatatatatatatatatatatatatatatatatatatatccatatttaaatatggaattccatatttaaaatttcttaaaacaaCATTGTTAatagtacaaaataatttcatgttttgcttttatctttaaattcttatctttaaaaataagttttatatattttcaaggattatacataaataatcattaatgaaaagtttcattgaaaatttaaatgatcATTATTTGATATCCATAAATGCGACCTCAAAAATAgggaattataaataatttctttcataagtttattataaagtatatCTAGAATTCCTTCTTCTTCTACAACCTTTTGCAGTCACTCATCATACCCTTCCACACTTTCAAGTCAAGTCGTCTCTAACAAGGCCAAGTCGACAAACAGAAGCCAAATGagcttgtctctctctcatcGCTGAAGCCATCGCATGGCCGGAAACTGTCTGGTGACGATGTCGACTTCGTCGGCTTCTGTGGTCTCTAATCAAAGCCAAGTGCAACTGCTTGAGCTGCAACTGTAGGGCCTGTGACGGTGTCGATCAAACGCGGCCGAATCGATTCTTTGGGTCaaacacaaagagagagaacgatgcgatgcgatgcgaagcGTTGCCTTAATCCAAAGTGGCTACTGAGTTGCCTAGTTGCAGGTACTCATTCTTGCAAAAGTGCAAACACTTCTTATGGCATTTGGTCAACAACACTTTGCTTCGCCAGCTACTgatctctctcagtctctctctttctctctgtttctcaTCCATCGAAACTTTACGCAGCTCATATTGCTGCTGTCAATCTCCTGTGGCAAATAAACTCGAGTGTCTCGATATGCAAATAACCAAATATTTACTCTCCGCTTATTAAGTGAGTAACAGCGGTCAGCGACtgagcatcaacagcaacagcaacaacaacaacaacaacaacagcaacagcagcgttcTTCTTCACACTGAGTCATTCAGCTGtgcattgcaaattgtttgctttgcctGTTTAATCGCTTTAATGGCTAggcaattaacattttttcaaccaaagtggcagccacaaaattactaaaatcataaaaacaaaacgactAGCTTACAAGTGTACAAAATGTTGcgaaacatttcaatttaaaaacgcgccttgaattttcaaattacaaCGGCTTtagtagcgccatctatggcTCGAATTTTGCTGCTCTCTGCGAAAGCTAACAACACTAGCAACTGAAACATCAGTGATGCCACTTGATATATTTACAGCTAGGTTTTAGGGAAATTAGCTCAGTTCCCTGATTCGAATACAAAAACACGAAATTTTCTTAGAAAACACCCCATTTAATTCGTTTTTTAAGCATTTCATGGAAATATGCACTAAACTCAATATGTCACAATAATGCAGCTATAACTTTACCCATTCATTCTtcattacaataaatatacaagtatCGTAATTATTAAAACTGCACTGGCGCCAATTAGGCTGACTGGTGTGTACAGAGctaacatttataaaatgttatttaaacaACTACTCTTGTTACCACACACTTAATTAGTCGCCTTATTGGTCAGGGCGCTTACAAACTAAACAATTGCAGGTGGGACACACGGCGATTCAGCAtcagacaacagcaacaacgacagtgACAATAACATCAAggcatttgttgttattgttgtttttgctccACATCCAAACTGCTGCCGTGGCCAATTTTGTGTGCTTGCTTTACTCCTTGGACGCCATGTGACCGACCAGATTGCTTGTGATTTTCTCAATTTTCTTCAGATCGGGCATGTTCTCCGCCTTGTATTGTACGCACTGCAATGTAAACAATAATGTTAATAATACAcgtttttaatcaatttgcaCATTTCGTACCTTGACATTGTCCGTCATTTTGAGCAGTATGTGACCCTTGGAGTGCACGTATTTCATTGTATATCGGCAATTTTGTGGATTCGCCATATACATATTCTCGGCAGCGATTTCAAAATCTTCCCAGTTCTTCACATAAACCATGATGATATTCGAAGTTTCTAAATGCAAAATACGAAACTCAGCTGCGaaagcaaaatgcaacaacgTAAACGTCAAAAGACAACGTGACCGTACTTTCAATTAGTTAATATACCATTtactacaacaaatataaaaacataccGCTTCcgcaatgaaaatgcaatCTGGTTACACTGTTAAGAATGCCCGTCAGTAACTTCCGATAGTCTTTGCTCGTTTTTGTACACTGAGAAGCGACAAAGTTCCTATTATTGGAAATTTATATGACAAAACTAATAAGAAAATTTGCTACTTTAAATTATCAGTTATAAGCCTACTATGAAAATTAACATATCAGTTGGAAAaggcatttaaatttttataaaagtgtTTTAAGTTGGAAACGAAAAGCCATTCAAATAACTGCGCCTCCATTGACTGAGCTCACCGTTCTCAGCAAAGTAAGACCAAACATGCAGTTGCGGATGTTGTACTTCTAGTATATTTATcgacaataaaaaataaatcttaaaattgGAAATGCGGTCACGCTGCAGTCATTCTCTCATTCATCATGAAAATCGTTCGGTCGCCAGCAATTTTCTCAATatttatgccaaaaatgtgttaaaaacaaagtgtttgtttgttataaaTAGTGCATAAGCTTGTGCTATGACAGTGCGGTCatgtcataaaaattaaatgcacatGCAATACGTGGTAGGAATGTGCGAAAAAcgtaaaacgaaaaaatgaaatctaGTCAAAAATACGTCGCAAATGGAGGGGGAAAGAGGATGATGATGGATGGCCAAACATAGCCACAGAGCGAAAAACGCAAATAAGTGACACGCAGAGCAAGATAATAcaattgtatttgtaaataagcaagacaaattaatatacaaaaatatattcattgaCACTACCATACACACATACggtgaaagagagaaagagatcaAAAATCCAAACGAACTGCACTTGTGTATTacttgtgagtgtgtgtgggcgcatctcacacacacaataactGGTGTtattgagttgttgttgtttttggggtTGAAAGCTGCATAACGCgtgacgtgtgtgtgtgtgtgtgtgtgtgtgtttttggtaGTGTCTCTATACAACCCCCTTTAAAGTGTCGCACACGTTACAAGTTACAAGTGCCACCTCACACCCACAAATGCGTAATTAGGAAATCGACTCGAGACGAAACAGAAGCCACAAGAGACTCAAAAGAGAGACAACAACTGAACACCAAAAACACCCAAAATGATGGACAACGATGACACAATGCTCAATAACTGTGGTCCACAGTCGGGCGCCGAGACCGTTTATGGCACCGAGGACAACAATATGGTCATGTCGGAGAAGGTACGTTATGTTACGATATGTTTGCTATAATAAACCATATCATTCAACTCACAGTAACGGTTCATTTGCTGATAAGGGGACAATCATATCtatattgtgttgttgtttcttataATTGAAAGCATTTTTGCCCCAGCAGGAAGTGTTATAATCGCAGTTCATGTCTGCACTCTGTCTCTTAAGCTATCTCATTCCCTATTCGCCCTCTcgctcactctttctctcagtCGCCTTGGCTTGTTTATTATGCATCAGCTGACCACAGCCCAAGTCATTGACATTCAAAATACTTGACCAAAAAGGAGTTCAAAAATAGCGAGACATGCAGACACCGCAAAAGAGCAAcagagagcgcgagagagagcgagaatgAGTACGAAACATAGAAATCAATAAAGAGTCAGTTGCCATAATGTAATGTCGCCTCACGCAATTCCcttttccttcttcttcttcttgttttacTGCTTCTATGagcagtttatttttatgtgcattttGTCCCCCCTTTTTTTACCCTCCGACCGacgttttgccatttttctgGCAATCAAAGCAGCGTCATTGATTTTTGCACTTTATCAGCTTCGTCGCAGGGCTTTTTTAATCGCCATCCATGCAAATGAGCTCATCGACCGACTAAATGagcgacaacgacaagaaCCCTTTAGACATAGACACATGCTTTACTAACCTTATTGACTACCTGTTAATTGTGTTAAAGCCCCTCCCAGTTCTACTGCTCCGTTCAGTTCCGCCCccaactcgactcaactcaattTAACTCATTCAAGCGACTCCGTCACAGATGTGACGCATAAGCTTACAAACATTTGCAGCTGAGCAGAAAACTGGTTTTAACATTTCAGCAACTTCACATGCTCTAGTTGGGTAGTGGGGTATATTAGGTTAgtgataattgcaaataaatgctTAAGACTCGAGGAAGTATCGGATACGTTTCTTTCAGCCTGCAAAGAGAACCTATTAGAAGAATAATTGTATAGCTATAAAAtcgatatttaaaataatttcaaacattttcattataatagtaataatcatataaattacttctttaattatttgaaaaagtTTGTTGTTTAAGTGAAAAAGGTTCGTAATTATCAGAAACCTTACGACAtgaactataaatatatatgaatcaGCATCAGAAACGTAGTAAACTTAGTCACATTAGTCTGTATTAATACCTTGGTCGTAGTAACGTTGGAAGATAACGGGATTACATAAAGAttgcattaatattttaaagtcaaaTTGTGATAATTGTGATGATTATGTATAGAAAAACTATCAACATACTTTAAAGCAATAACATACTGACTgcttacttaaaataaatttttcttcaaaattCCGGGAATTTCGAAAAATCGCTCAATCTATTATAAAAGGTATAAATGCATTATCCCTTAAAGAAAAAACTATGACTTTGGCTTAAACGAAGACAATTTTTGAACGTCGAAAATTGCTGTTCATTAACTcatacaaaagaaaagagtCATTTGTAATCCatactatagctttcttacatttCACTAAAAACGGGAAGCGGGTATTTTATAGTCAAACCCTCTTAAGCAGCTTTTTCACTTGTCTATGCATGATTTGTTGCTGGCCTTATAAGTCGATGTTGTGTG
This is a stretch of genomic DNA from Drosophila albomicans strain 15112-1751.03 chromosome 3, ASM965048v2, whole genome shotgun sequence. It encodes these proteins:
- the LOC117570356 gene encoding signal recognition particle 9 kDa protein, with protein sequence MVYVKNWEDFEIAAENMYMANPQNCRYTMKYVHSKGHILLKMTDNVKCVQYKAENMPDLKKIEKITSNLVGHMASKE